The proteins below come from a single Minwuia thermotolerans genomic window:
- a CDS encoding gamma-glutamylcyclotransferase, which translates to MSSEHKITREGILEGAVEERLQEAERKGLLQRLPEEVRIRERERVLAEMGETVWVFGYGSLIWNPAFHYVESRPGRIHGFHRSFCLETPLGRGSPEAPGLVLGLDRGGSCQGVAFRVAPELAAHELDIVFRREMVSDAYLARVVRVHTADGPVRAVTFVINPVSPRYCCKLDLEKSAQMIARAEGWLGPCSDYLLNTVDHLAELKLVDHGLFRLAERVREIQAAA; encoded by the coding sequence ATGAGCAGCGAACACAAGATTACCCGCGAAGGCATCCTGGAAGGGGCGGTGGAGGAACGGCTGCAGGAAGCCGAGCGCAAGGGCCTGCTGCAGCGTCTGCCGGAAGAGGTGCGTATTCGCGAGCGTGAGCGGGTGCTGGCCGAGATGGGCGAGACGGTCTGGGTCTTCGGCTATGGTTCGCTGATCTGGAATCCGGCCTTCCACTACGTCGAAAGCCGTCCGGGCCGCATCCACGGCTTTCATCGCAGCTTCTGCCTGGAGACGCCGCTGGGGCGCGGATCGCCCGAGGCGCCGGGGCTGGTACTGGGCCTCGACAGGGGCGGATCGTGCCAGGGCGTCGCCTTCCGCGTCGCGCCGGAGCTTGCCGCGCACGAACTCGACATCGTCTTCCGCCGGGAGATGGTCAGCGACGCCTATCTCGCCCGCGTGGTCCGGGTGCATACCGCCGACGGGCCGGTCCGCGCCGTGACCTTCGTGATCAACCCCGTGAGCCCGCGCTATTGCTGCAAGCTGGACCTTGAGAAAAGCGCGCAGATGATCGCGAGGGCCGAAGGCTGGCTGGGGCCCTGTTCGGACTATCTTCTGAACACGGTCGATCACCTGGCGGAGCTGAAGCTGGTCGATCATGGCCTGTTCCGGCTGGCGGAACGGGTGCGGGAGATTCAGGCCGCCGCCTGA
- a CDS encoding MFS transporter has translation MTTGTMDESASARVGGLRAWIVWFLGANAFFYAFFERAAPSVMVDQLMGAFAAGAGVVGNLAALYLYIYALLQLPVGLLLDRWGPQKLLASGMEIAGLGVATFALADNIWVAYAGRLAIGAGSAVGFISALTLAAHWQPPHRFGLFSGMTMGYAMVGGFLAQGPLGALVESYGWRDPLLVTAVWGVVLAALIWLVVRDRPDGRPVQRTGNQSLGRSLVQAMSLGHNWVLAIYGLVISGPFLAYGLLWGVPHMMLVYGIERDTAGFSASLMTIGFAIGGPLGGFLSDYFRRRKLPLIFASLLSLVLWATMLYAPTLPLPVYQVLLFLVGLFGGSMILVIALGRELSPPSIGGAVTGFVNGAFVGGGALLQPIIGIVLDWVWDGTVSADGGVPVYTPANYDTALVIIPVASGIGFLLSLLMRESHCRPVGE, from the coding sequence ATGACGACAGGCACGATGGACGAAAGCGCCTCGGCGCGCGTTGGCGGCCTGCGCGCCTGGATCGTCTGGTTCCTGGGCGCCAACGCCTTCTTCTACGCCTTCTTCGAACGGGCGGCCCCCAGCGTCATGGTCGACCAGTTGATGGGCGCCTTCGCCGCGGGCGCGGGCGTCGTGGGCAACCTGGCCGCGCTCTATCTCTACATCTACGCCTTGCTGCAGCTTCCCGTGGGTCTGCTGCTGGACCGCTGGGGACCCCAGAAGCTGCTTGCTTCCGGGATGGAGATCGCGGGGCTCGGCGTGGCGACCTTCGCCCTGGCGGACAATATCTGGGTCGCCTATGCGGGCCGCCTGGCGATCGGCGCGGGCTCCGCCGTGGGCTTCATTTCGGCGCTCACGCTGGCTGCCCACTGGCAGCCGCCGCACCGCTTCGGACTCTTTTCCGGCATGACCATGGGTTATGCCATGGTCGGCGGCTTCCTGGCGCAGGGCCCGCTCGGCGCGCTGGTCGAATCCTATGGCTGGCGCGATCCCCTGCTGGTGACGGCGGTCTGGGGGGTCGTGCTGGCGGCGCTGATCTGGCTGGTTGTCCGCGACCGGCCCGATGGCAGGCCCGTGCAGCGGACGGGCAACCAGAGCCTCGGACGCTCGCTGGTGCAGGCCATGAGTCTGGGCCACAACTGGGTGCTTGCGATCTATGGCCTCGTCATCTCGGGCCCTTTCCTGGCCTACGGCCTGCTCTGGGGGGTGCCGCACATGATGCTGGTCTATGGCATCGAGCGCGACACAGCCGGATTCAGCGCCAGCCTGATGACCATCGGTTTCGCCATCGGCGGCCCCCTCGGCGGCTTCCTCTCGGACTATTTCCGCCGCCGCAAGCTGCCGCTGATATTCGCTTCTCTCCTTTCGCTGGTGCTCTGGGCGACCATGCTGTACGCCCCGACGCTGCCGTTGCCGGTCTATCAGGTGCTTCTGTTCCTGGTCGGCCTGTTCGGCGGCTCCATGATCCTCGTCATCGCTCTGGGGCGGGAGCTTTCGCCGCCCTCCATCGGCGGCGCCGTGACCGGTTTCGTCAATGGCGCCTTCGTCGGCGGCGGCGCGCTGCTGCAGCCGATCATCGGTATCGTGCTCGACTGGGTCTGGGATGGTACGGTGTCCGCCGACGGCGGGGTGCCGGTCTATACGCCGGCCAACTACGACACGGCGCTGGTGATCATCCCGGTGGCGTCCGGCATTGGCTTCCTGCTGTCGCTTCTGATGCGCGAAAGCCATTGCAGACCGGTCGGTGAATGA
- a CDS encoding LLM class flavin-dependent oxidoreductase, with the protein MRLSVLDQSPIRAGCTPADAVRESVELARVCDRLGYHRYWLAEHHASAGLAGAAPEILIGHIAQATRHIRVGSGGVMLNHYSALKVAECFRMLETLHPGRIDLGLGRAPGSDQRTMQVLRAGPGSAPVDYYPRQVLDTIGFLNDALEPDHPFYGIEAQPKGPTAPEVWLLGSSADSASYAAHFGLPFSFAHFIAPRGGDQVTAAYRQAFRPSDYCPAPMTSVGVFALAADTDEQAQYLVKSRNLWLVRLMKGELAPFPTPEEADAYDYGPHDLAILEANRGRSIAGDAAAVRSQLMAFAERYGTDELVIVTISHDFDARVRSYELLAEAFGLTARAAA; encoded by the coding sequence TTGCGCCTGAGCGTACTCGATCAGAGTCCCATCCGCGCGGGCTGCACACCAGCGGACGCCGTGCGGGAAAGCGTCGAACTCGCAAGGGTTTGCGACCGGCTCGGCTATCACCGGTACTGGCTGGCCGAGCATCATGCCTCCGCCGGGCTTGCCGGCGCCGCGCCCGAGATCCTGATCGGCCACATTGCCCAGGCGACGCGCCATATCCGTGTCGGCTCCGGCGGGGTGATGCTGAACCATTACTCGGCGCTGAAGGTGGCGGAGTGCTTCCGAATGCTGGAGACCCTGCATCCGGGCCGCATCGATCTCGGCCTCGGCCGCGCGCCGGGGAGTGATCAGAGAACCATGCAGGTGCTGCGCGCGGGGCCGGGATCCGCACCGGTCGACTATTACCCCCGGCAGGTGCTGGACACGATCGGCTTCCTCAATGACGCGCTGGAGCCCGATCATCCCTTCTACGGCATCGAGGCGCAGCCGAAGGGGCCGACCGCGCCGGAGGTCTGGCTGCTGGGATCGTCGGCGGACAGCGCCTCCTATGCCGCGCATTTCGGTCTGCCGTTTTCTTTCGCCCATTTCATCGCCCCGCGCGGCGGCGATCAGGTGACGGCGGCCTACCGGCAGGCCTTCCGTCCCTCCGACTACTGCCCCGCGCCGATGACCTCGGTCGGCGTCTTCGCGCTGGCCGCAGACACCGACGAACAGGCGCAGTACCTGGTCAAGTCCCGCAATCTGTGGCTGGTCCGCCTGATGAAGGGGGAACTGGCGCCGTTCCCGACGCCGGAGGAAGCCGACGCCTACGACTATGGTCCCCATGATCTGGCGATCCTGGAGGCCAATCGCGGCCGTTCGATCGCCGGCGACGCCGCGGCGGTGCGTTCGCAGCTCATGGCGTTCGCCGAACGATACGGCACCGATGAGCTTGTCATCGTCACCATCAGCCACGACTTCGACGCCCGCGTGCGTTCCTATGAACTGCTGGCCGAGGCGTTCGGTCTGACGGCGCGGGCGGCGGCATGA
- a CDS encoding DUF924 family protein gives MEDPDIARLLGFWFGELEPKDYWTRNDALDERIRREFGALYERASAGGLDHWQETPEGALALVIALDQLPRNMFRGEPRAFATDEKALDVAEGAIERGFDRRLPNDRCMFLYMPFEHSEDLSVQERSLEIFRRLGLTDEVYGFVVRHHEIVARFGRFPHRNRILGRETTPEEAAFLEEPNSSFGGY, from the coding sequence ATGGAAGACCCGGATATTGCAAGGCTGCTCGGCTTCTGGTTCGGGGAACTGGAGCCGAAGGACTACTGGACCCGGAACGATGCGCTGGACGAGCGCATCCGGCGCGAGTTCGGCGCGCTGTACGAAAGGGCCTCAGCCGGCGGGCTGGACCACTGGCAGGAGACGCCGGAGGGGGCGCTGGCGCTCGTGATCGCATTGGACCAGTTGCCCCGCAACATGTTCCGCGGCGAACCGCGCGCCTTCGCTACCGACGAGAAGGCGCTGGACGTGGCGGAAGGGGCGATCGAACGCGGCTTTGACCGGCGCCTGCCGAACGACCGGTGCATGTTCCTCTACATGCCGTTCGAACATTCCGAGGATCTGTCGGTACAGGAGCGCTCGCTGGAAATATTCCGCCGCCTCGGCCTGACCGACGAGGTCTACGGCTTCGTCGTCCGCCACCACGAGATCGTCGCACGCTTCGGACGCTTCCCGCACCGGAACCGCATTCTGGGCCGGGAAACCACGCCGGAGGAAGCCGCCTTCCTGGAGGAGCCGAACAGCTCCTTCGGCGGCTACTAG
- a CDS encoding ABC transporter permease yields the protein MVAADAAAAPPRAGGWLLRPSTLLVILLAGVLLGPILAVFFAAAQDSEGLWPHLLQTVLPTYVANTIILMTGVGAVALAFGAGAAWFVTHYSFPGRRVLEWALLLPAAVPAYIVAYTYTDFLEYAGPVQGVLRDLFGWRTSREYWFPEIRSMGGAILVMGATLYPYVYMMTRIAFRMTPDSLYDVARAHDRKVFLTVALPMARPAMAAGLALVLMETISDFGTVEYFALETLTLGIFNVWLGMNSLPGAAQISIVAVLFVVTLLVMELYARSRRRYADSGRRVTPPRPRRLTGWRAVGCAVACLIPVTLGFVFPAAILTGFVLRGHSLDDYATVFAVALNSVWVAAAVAGLVLLCSAILAVTVTWRGNRPLRILAGLAATGYAFPGTILAIGVLTFAGAVDDVIASVFVEGLGLPGGWYLTGTIALVLLACLVRFQAVGYGALVTGVGRMPPNLLNASRVLGRSFSGGVVQVVLPFIRSSVMAAGLLVFVDVMKELPMTLLLRPFNFETLATFVYQYAKDELLEQAALPALIIVLAGIGPVILMNRMIRSATSVRQL from the coding sequence ATGGTAGCGGCCGACGCAGCCGCCGCGCCGCCGCGTGCAGGCGGGTGGCTGCTGCGCCCTTCGACCCTGCTGGTGATCCTGCTGGCGGGAGTCCTTCTGGGTCCGATCCTGGCCGTGTTCTTCGCTGCCGCGCAGGACAGCGAAGGTCTCTGGCCGCACCTGCTCCAGACGGTGCTGCCGACCTATGTCGCCAATACCATCATCCTGATGACCGGGGTCGGCGCGGTGGCGCTGGCCTTCGGCGCGGGGGCCGCCTGGTTCGTCACCCATTACAGCTTTCCGGGACGCCGTGTCCTGGAATGGGCGCTGCTGCTGCCGGCGGCGGTGCCCGCCTACATCGTCGCCTACACCTATACGGACTTCCTGGAATACGCCGGGCCGGTGCAGGGCGTGCTCAGGGACCTGTTCGGCTGGCGGACGTCGCGTGAATACTGGTTCCCCGAGATCCGCTCCATGGGGGGCGCCATCCTGGTGATGGGCGCGACGCTCTATCCTTACGTCTACATGATGACGCGGATCGCCTTCCGGATGACGCCGGACTCCCTCTACGACGTGGCCCGTGCGCATGACCGCAAAGTCTTCCTCACCGTCGCCTTGCCCATGGCGCGGCCGGCGATGGCGGCTGGGCTGGCGCTGGTGCTGATGGAGACGATCTCCGACTTCGGCACGGTCGAGTATTTCGCGCTGGAGACGCTCACGCTCGGCATCTTCAATGTCTGGCTGGGCATGAACAGCCTGCCAGGTGCGGCGCAGATCTCCATCGTCGCCGTGCTTTTCGTCGTCACACTTCTGGTGATGGAACTCTATGCGCGCTCGCGGCGGCGCTATGCGGATTCGGGGCGGCGGGTGACTCCGCCGAGGCCCCGGCGGCTGACCGGCTGGCGGGCCGTCGGCTGCGCCGTGGCCTGTCTGATACCGGTGACGCTGGGCTTCGTCTTTCCCGCTGCGATTCTGACCGGTTTCGTGTTGCGCGGCCATTCGCTGGACGACTACGCCACGGTCTTCGCCGTGGCCCTGAACTCGGTCTGGGTCGCGGCGGCGGTCGCAGGGCTGGTGCTGCTGTGCTCAGCCATTCTTGCGGTCACCGTCACCTGGCGGGGCAATCGCCCGCTCAGGATCCTGGCCGGGCTGGCGGCGACCGGCTACGCCTTTCCCGGCACCATTCTCGCCATCGGCGTACTCACCTTCGCGGGGGCGGTGGACGATGTCATCGCGAGCGTCTTCGTCGAGGGTCTGGGCCTGCCTGGCGGCTGGTATCTGACGGGCACCATCGCCCTGGTGCTGCTCGCCTGTCTGGTGCGCTTCCAGGCGGTGGGCTATGGCGCCCTGGTCACGGGAGTCGGCCGCATGCCGCCCAACCTGCTGAATGCCAGCCGCGTCCTGGGCCGCAGCTTCTCCGGCGGCGTCGTGCAGGTGGTGCTGCCCTTCATCCGCAGCTCGGTGATGGCGGCCGGCCTGCTGGTCTTTGTCGACGTGATGAAGGAACTGCCGATGACGCTGCTGCTGCGGCCGTTCAACTTCGAGACCCTGGCGACCTTCGTCTACCAGTACGCCAAGGACGAACTGCTGGAACAGGCGGCGCTGCCTGCGCTGATCATCGTGCTCGCCGGCATCGGCCCAGTCATCCTGATGAACCGCATGATCCGCAGCGCGACATCCGTGCGGCAGCTCTAG
- a CDS encoding extracellular solute-binding protein gives MLAILIDYLGSIADAFVNPQKRVFLGYLASALVIALAASVLAAGGWRQGLRAGLVRAFDRRIWFSRSARADYLIVFINRAAMMLIAPRLITHMTVASALYLWLHGWAGMPASPSPEMPAWAVAALFSVVLFLADDFSRYAVHRMMHRSPLLWPFHAVHHTAEVLTPLTVYRTHPVEGVLFALRSAAVQGLVIAGFVFFVDSRVDLVTVLGANALVFAFNVAGSNLRHSHVPIRYGRRLERFLISPAQHQIHHSLAARHHDRNFGAALAVWDWIGGSLVVSQRGEELRFGVAAAPGHDANSLYNLYVGPVRLAAQAFRRVPPIRFLGRTFMQAFNAVRHGGRPAAARVRAFALGAGVLAAATLAAGDLSAAEGELDIYSHRQPFLIQPFIDAFTEQTDVKVNVVYASKGLAQRLLVEGERSPADLVLTVDIGRLGVYADKDLLAKVDSDVLEENIPAHLRDPEGRWFGLSIRTRVVAVSRERVEPGAITRIEDLADPKWEGRICSRPGSHVYNRALLASLIAAHGVDKAEAWAEGLVANLARRPQGNDRAQIKAIHEGECDVAIINHYYYGKLKSSETPEHREWAESVQLVFTNQEDRGSHVNISGGGVAKHADNKADAVRFLEFLTSPEAQRLYAEVNTEYPVNPAVETPASLAEWGAFKADELPIYRIAELAPEAQKIIDRVGW, from the coding sequence ATGCTGGCGATCCTGATCGACTATCTGGGCTCCATTGCGGATGCGTTCGTCAATCCGCAGAAGCGGGTCTTCCTCGGCTACCTGGCCAGCGCGCTCGTCATCGCGCTGGCCGCGTCCGTTCTGGCCGCCGGCGGCTGGCGTCAGGGCCTGCGCGCAGGGCTGGTCCGCGCCTTCGACCGACGCATCTGGTTCTCGCGCTCGGCGCGCGCGGACTATCTGATCGTCTTCATCAATCGCGCGGCGATGATGCTGATCGCGCCGCGGCTGATCACGCACATGACCGTCGCCTCGGCGCTCTATCTCTGGCTGCACGGCTGGGCAGGGATGCCGGCGTCGCCCTCGCCGGAGATGCCGGCCTGGGCGGTGGCGGCGCTGTTCTCCGTCGTGCTGTTCCTCGCCGACGACTTCTCGCGCTATGCCGTACACCGGATGATGCACCGTTCGCCGCTGCTCTGGCCGTTCCACGCGGTCCACCACACCGCCGAAGTGCTGACGCCGCTGACCGTCTACCGCACGCATCCGGTCGAGGGCGTCCTCTTCGCCCTGCGCAGCGCCGCCGTGCAGGGCCTGGTGATCGCTGGTTTCGTCTTCTTCGTCGATAGCCGCGTCGATCTGGTCACCGTGCTTGGCGCCAATGCGCTGGTCTTCGCCTTCAATGTCGCCGGTTCGAACCTGCGCCATTCGCATGTGCCGATCCGCTATGGCCGGCGGCTGGAACGCTTCCTGATCTCGCCGGCGCAGCACCAGATTCATCATTCCCTTGCCGCGCGTCATCACGACCGGAACTTCGGCGCCGCGCTGGCGGTCTGGGACTGGATCGGCGGCAGTCTGGTCGTCTCGCAGCGCGGCGAGGAACTGCGCTTCGGTGTGGCTGCGGCGCCGGGCCACGACGCCAACTCGCTCTACAACCTCTATGTCGGACCGGTGCGGCTTGCCGCACAGGCTTTCCGGCGCGTACCGCCCATCCGATTCCTGGGGAGGACATTCATGCAAGCGTTCAATGCTGTCCGTCATGGCGGCCGGCCCGCGGCCGCGCGCGTCCGTGCTTTCGCGCTTGGCGCCGGCGTTCTCGCCGCCGCCACGCTGGCCGCCGGCGATCTTTCGGCAGCGGAAGGGGAACTGGACATCTACTCCCACCGCCAGCCCTTCCTGATTCAGCCCTTCATCGACGCGTTCACGGAGCAGACGGATGTGAAAGTGAACGTCGTCTACGCCTCCAAGGGCCTGGCCCAGCGTCTTCTGGTGGAGGGCGAACGCAGCCCCGCCGACCTGGTGCTGACGGTCGATATCGGCCGGCTGGGCGTCTACGCGGACAAGGACCTGCTGGCGAAGGTCGATTCCGACGTGCTGGAAGAGAACATACCGGCGCATCTGCGCGATCCGGAGGGCCGCTGGTTCGGCCTGTCCATCCGCACGCGGGTGGTCGCGGTTTCCAGGGAGCGGGTCGAGCCGGGCGCCATCACCCGGATCGAGGATCTCGCCGACCCGAAATGGGAGGGCCGGATCTGCTCCCGGCCCGGCAGCCACGTCTACAACCGCGCCCTGCTGGCCTCATTGATCGCCGCGCACGGCGTCGACAAGGCCGAGGCATGGGCCGAGGGCCTGGTCGCCAATCTGGCGCGCCGTCCGCAGGGGAACGACCGCGCCCAGATCAAGGCGATTCACGAAGGCGAGTGCGACGTCGCCATCATCAACCACTATTACTATGGCAAGCTGAAGTCCTCCGAGACGCCCGAGCATCGTGAATGGGCGGAATCGGTGCAGCTTGTCTTCACCAACCAGGAGGACCGCGGCAGCCACGTCAACATCTCCGGCGGGGGTGTCGCGAAACACGCCGACAACAAGGCCGACGCCGTCCGCTTCCTCGAATTCCTGACCAGCCCCGAGGCGCAGCGGCTCTATGCCGAGGTCAATACCGAGTATCCGGTGAACCCGGCGGTCGAGACCCCGGCGTCGCTGGCGGAGTGGGGCGCATTCAAGGCCGACGAACTGCCCATCTACCGCATCGCGGAGCTGGCGCCGGAAGCCCAGAAGATCATCGACAGGGTCGGATGGTAG
- a CDS encoding DUF4856 domain-containing protein codes for MKHASKIAAAAIAIAALTTASQAEEGVYAGFPVTVKGYSGDKTHSVAYTGQAARNVLHDSLKKLAGKGASAEEMLSYYEGKGPGRAIIAPASKDGFPILQSTVDEISGDKNIAGKTYKGAILGWPNALTGPEVVSFWIGKAAGGNGVDLTNGYDYAQLISKFIMGAMNYNQAVDGYLDENLEADKKPNDKPYSDGAAYTGKEHSWDEAFGYFGAPAHAMNLTPAQVYDIAKQNPEALAAADHNGDGKVDLRTEMTFGPAYYAAGFDKGGKTEYLHGIVGAFLEGRKLITAAGGEKLTDAQRTELKAHAATIDDLWSKVLAEAVFKYAGSVYKDLGKLKIIMDAKGETDEAFGNYVKHWGELKGFSLALQTGRENLGETAVRMNRLIGFGPWLLNSSQVVDVDSDGNYLKGQAPEMGEYMLHMLKIQKLMVDEFGVEARSNDMMADIKSLAGQLGNGASAEND; via the coding sequence ATGAAGCACGCTTCGAAAATCGCCGCCGCTGCTATTGCCATTGCCGCGCTGACGACGGCGTCGCAGGCCGAGGAGGGCGTCTATGCCGGCTTCCCGGTAACGGTGAAGGGGTACTCGGGCGACAAGACGCATTCGGTGGCCTACACCGGGCAGGCGGCGCGCAACGTGCTGCACGACTCGCTGAAGAAGCTGGCCGGCAAAGGCGCCAGCGCCGAGGAGATGCTGAGCTACTACGAAGGCAAGGGGCCGGGCCGCGCGATCATCGCGCCGGCCTCGAAGGACGGTTTCCCGATCCTGCAGTCGACCGTCGACGAAATCAGCGGCGACAAGAACATCGCCGGCAAGACCTACAAGGGCGCCATCCTGGGCTGGCCCAATGCGCTGACCGGTCCGGAGGTCGTCAGCTTCTGGATCGGCAAGGCCGCCGGCGGCAACGGCGTGGATCTGACCAACGGCTACGACTACGCGCAGCTGATCTCCAAGTTCATCATGGGCGCGATGAACTACAACCAGGCCGTCGACGGCTATCTCGACGAGAACCTGGAGGCGGACAAGAAGCCGAACGACAAGCCCTACAGCGATGGCGCGGCCTATACCGGCAAGGAACACAGCTGGGACGAGGCCTTCGGCTATTTCGGCGCGCCCGCCCACGCCATGAACCTGACGCCGGCGCAGGTCTACGACATCGCCAAGCAGAATCCGGAGGCGCTGGCCGCCGCCGACCACAATGGCGACGGCAAGGTCGACCTCCGCACCGAAATGACCTTCGGGCCGGCCTATTACGCCGCCGGTTTCGACAAGGGCGGCAAGACCGAGTACCTGCACGGCATCGTCGGTGCGTTCCTGGAGGGACGGAAGCTGATCACCGCCGCTGGCGGCGAGAAGCTGACCGACGCCCAGCGCACCGAGTTGAAGGCCCATGCCGCGACCATCGATGACCTGTGGTCGAAGGTGCTGGCCGAGGCCGTCTTCAAATATGCCGGCTCGGTCTACAAGGATCTGGGCAAGCTGAAGATCATCATGGACGCCAAGGGCGAGACCGACGAGGCCTTCGGCAACTACGTCAAGCACTGGGGCGAACTGAAGGGTTTCTCGCTGGCGCTGCAGACCGGCCGCGAGAACCTGGGCGAAACCGCCGTACGGATGAACCGCCTGATCGGTTTCGGCCCGTGGCTGCTGAACTCGAGCCAGGTCGTCGACGTCGACAGCGACGGCAACTACCTCAAGGGCCAGGCGCCGGAGATGGGCGAGTACATGCTGCACATGCTGAAGATCCAGAAGCTGATGGTCGACGAGTTCGGCGTCGAGGCGCGCAGCAACGACATGATGGCGGACATCAAGTCGCTGGCCGGCCAGCTCGGCAATGGCGCCAGCGCCGAGAACGACTGA
- a CDS encoding DMT family transporter — protein sequence MSVTALTEERGRAFSLFMFVMLVLVWGLLWPAMKVAVAEIPVLSFRAISSVLAVISMVIVTRAAGYSLKVPRGSWRPLMIAGIFNVGAWLLLSAIGVTLIGAGRAALIAYTMPVWAFLLGIPMLGERVTRWRLAGLALAMIGLLVLIGDDITSFGETPVGVLVMIGAAWCFAFGTVWQKRTDYGMPHMSVITWQLVFGAAPIVVMALPELPHLKPVSWQAVGATLYAGMIAQVFGVATYLWLVKRLPVKTSSLSMLLVPLVGLGSAALLLGERLGWTEIVAALFIFAAIGTAFPKDAPQPPAAPRR from the coding sequence ATGTCCGTTACCGCCCTCACGGAAGAACGCGGCCGCGCCTTCAGCCTGTTCATGTTCGTCATGCTGGTTCTGGTCTGGGGCCTGCTCTGGCCGGCGATGAAGGTCGCCGTCGCCGAGATCCCGGTGCTCAGTTTCCGCGCCATCAGCTCGGTGCTGGCGGTGATCTCGATGGTGATCGTGACCAGGGCCGCCGGCTACAGCCTCAAGGTGCCCAGGGGCTCCTGGCGGCCCCTGATGATCGCCGGCATCTTCAATGTCGGCGCCTGGCTGCTGCTGTCGGCCATCGGCGTCACGCTGATCGGCGCCGGACGGGCGGCGCTGATCGCCTACACCATGCCGGTCTGGGCCTTCCTGTTGGGCATACCGATGCTGGGCGAACGGGTCACCCGCTGGCGGCTGGCGGGACTGGCGCTCGCCATGATCGGCCTGCTGGTCCTGATCGGCGACGACATCACCAGCTTCGGCGAGACGCCCGTGGGCGTCCTGGTCATGATCGGCGCCGCCTGGTGCTTCGCCTTCGGCACTGTCTGGCAGAAACGCACCGACTACGGCATGCCCCACATGTCGGTGATCACATGGCAGCTCGTCTTCGGCGCCGCGCCCATCGTGGTCATGGCCCTGCCCGAACTGCCCCACCTGAAGCCGGTATCCTGGCAGGCCGTCGGCGCGACGCTCTACGCCGGGATGATCGCGCAGGTCTTCGGCGTCGCTACCTATCTGTGGCTGGTCAAGCGGTTGCCGGTGAAGACCTCGTCGCTGTCCATGCTGCTGGTGCCGCTGGTCGGCCTCGGCTCGGCGGCCCTGCTGCTGGGCGAGCGGCTGGGCTGGACGGAGATCGTCGCGGCCCTGTTCATCTTCGCCGCTATCGGCACCGCCTTTCCCAAGGATGCGCCGCAGCCGCCGGCTGCGCCGCGGCGCTGA
- a CDS encoding isocitrate lyase/PEP mutase family protein: MTAISDGFLKLHVKGQPFVMPNPWDIGSTRILESMGFPALATTSAGLAFSLGRRDAEGAVSRAEAIAHARLIAEATDLPVNGDLENGFGPTPEDCAETVRQAVEAGLAGCSIEDTTGDHANPIVPFELAVERVAAAAEAARQAGGLVLTARAENFLYGRRDPDDTIRRLNAFAEAGADVLYAPGLRDIETVRNVISAVDRPVNVLASPGLTVAAIAEAGAARISLGSAFALAALRGLVGAAEEVMERGSFEFASAKPGYPEISALMKGRG, translated from the coding sequence ATGACGGCGATATCGGACGGCTTCCTGAAACTCCACGTGAAGGGGCAGCCCTTCGTCATGCCCAACCCCTGGGATATCGGTTCGACCCGAATTCTGGAGAGCATGGGATTCCCGGCGCTGGCGACTACCAGCGCCGGTCTGGCCTTCAGCCTCGGGCGGCGCGACGCGGAAGGTGCGGTCAGCCGCGCTGAAGCCATCGCCCATGCGCGCCTGATCGCGGAAGCCACCGATCTGCCCGTCAACGGCGATCTGGAAAATGGCTTCGGCCCGACGCCGGAGGACTGCGCGGAGACGGTGCGGCAGGCCGTCGAGGCCGGTCTCGCCGGCTGCTCCATCGAGGACACGACGGGCGATCACGCGAACCCGATCGTCCCATTCGAACTGGCGGTCGAACGTGTGGCGGCTGCGGCCGAGGCGGCGCGCCAGGCCGGCGGGCTGGTGCTGACTGCGCGGGCGGAGAATTTTCTCTATGGCCGGCGGGATCCGGACGACACCATCCGCCGGCTGAACGCCTTCGCCGAGGCCGGGGCCGATGTGCTCTACGCCCCCGGCCTGCGTGACATCGAGACGGTCCGCAACGTCATCTCCGCCGTCGACAGGCCGGTGAACGTGCTGGCTTCGCCGGGACTGACGGTCGCTGCGATTGCCGAGGCGGGCGCGGCGCGGATCAGCCTGGGCTCCGCCTTCGCACTGGCTGCGCTGCGCGGTCTCGTCGGCGCGGCCGAGGAGGTCATGGAGCGCGGCAGTTTTGAATTCGCTTCGGCGAAGCCCGGCTATCCCGAAATCAGCGCGCTGATGAAGGGGCGGGGCTGA
- a CDS encoding YrhK family protein, with amino-acid sequence MSRLARTVVHEYGWIHTGLGLFGNINFLAGSVLFLPQFEQWKTLGAWLFIVGAAFMMLGAIGDFLVKVYEKRNGDR; translated from the coding sequence ATGTCCCGCCTCGCCCGCACCGTCGTGCACGAATATGGCTGGATTCACACGGGTCTGGGATTGTTCGGCAATATCAACTTCCTCGCCGGCAGCGTACTCTTCCTGCCGCAGTTCGAGCAGTGGAAGACGCTGGGCGCCTGGCTGTTCATCGTCGGCGCCGCCTTCATGATGCTGGGCGCCATCGGCGATTTCCTCGTCAAGGTCTACGAGAAGCGCAATGGCGATCGGTAG